A single region of the Ptychodera flava strain L36383 chromosome 9, AS_Pfla_20210202, whole genome shotgun sequence genome encodes:
- the LOC139141018 gene encoding dentin sialophosphoprotein-like — protein MVSMQWKLPVITILVFLCLFSRKVDAISCQDGRCENDGGVDVTGEQWSLSWKWTVIGALTSMCAVTAILGCLQCLTRQGSPTLGDIVSNGANPRRYSAVRSKSSESVKDLEQEAENKDSAVIQLDQLDYKYEEDLPRDSEIYATENAKESLADKIDTLEHGPVGDSGKIPTEDRETPETFEYVNEKENIPYETDLTQEDEGDVTKEDIFLSSIATSGTQTEWDDDLDEDVRISEYGGDVTEGNYNTSEQIMVTETGDESVAQESIGYGVETAVTEAGYLPLEPHFDSDDQEDTISIEDMQKSEDSDLDLTEKGSSKESAEERSITESSHHVDGIRDDELPEVATTLVQDLVRIDNGKAPAKDHSHTVLEVQGYEGFWDRIEADNATLEDTEQMIPLQTPAEMDQVQGYYDVQSWMSGIEHEILDDPQPIYAQIAEEEDFNLTQSDDVDGSLEQESSKTGVDNEPKLLSGEHEGHGNEELREVVYSDDERKINSDSDMPDKIRQMVTKEASSSNDEREPTVIDEYHQISNPVFQISASERDSENPTSQPQKSTDVGEGVPHCAETNSEGVTDTLPQESSHSTDTLKIMFDDGEQGNGKSQNKMSPENEAKQRGTGTSGDEIMVQVQEYDEKASDPSKVSMSLTAPFGTHDDRQVLLSTKSKIVEPISSESNVFEGSGTRAHINVVDVSTSELETTRSQSPIDEDNSMNSTDSLEVKDKKAFGADLASDSLPASDTSDDVQSIDSLELVDSLEKTHGPDVSACTDKESNDQASEGLSMVSGSSERQNIVRDWRQFVRSTFDQTDDESLLSTIDEQEDSGSNNMDASAEGSDFEKFHSSSMYKVPNKAFMNQRHSCSSTEENSFKSEEDTLENYSRHEKPDSDGSAVVTAQQLSRCELYVQLPETTNPEDNKMNGNEDGESGYTATGNVLPKKIGNSVADKSENGSVEQYKNPVQIDTDDRQPKREYSTSHPQETKNDKPFAALTFSPEVTSNPIHAEHLKQEEQTTSPAESSQHHHGQQTLVQEGKDTASSKVYKSSIEPLRRVNEMSKTHRESDKHTSKDGYKTFHRGFPRSALFGNRERETPIQSPNYVDQASKLETSPKQRDLISKQEISNTERGVPLRSERNTVFGARSQLQNTNYKRLSSDSEHYPDSTTSSSIYQSSFASDEKLQHPNDRSDVTRQTTSTSVFRPIHGSGSSRSGMQADLRKPTAISPASPYAHVQTPVRENPDEKGLRALDGRRREKLHSERHLPSNGIHTSPSTMKDTTREKKITKYGYTVYLTRSSSKDSLSGTDHIITHETHVISKPKPETPPSQTPPARRISERMQKPTTRSQARADEMRQTSQKLFSQMQERRPSFKRSFKEGSDNVSRSQSFTRKGSETPPVKHKRQAIRIYRNQSVQTERSFIARSMHPYS, from the exons ATGGTCAGCATGCAGTGGAAACTCCCAGTGATTACAATACTCGTATTCTTGTGTCTTTTCTCTCGCAAG GTGGACGCCATTAGCTGCCAAGATGGAAG ATGTGAAAATGATGGCGGCGTAGATGTGACTGGTGAGCAGTGGTCCCTGTCATGGAAATG gACGGTGATAGGTGCGCTGACGTCTATGTGTGCGGTCACCGCCATCCTAGGATGTCTGCAATGTTTGACGAGGCAAGGCAGCCCTACTTTGGGGGACATAGTTTCCAATGGAGCAAACCCTCGCAGATACAGCGCCGTCCGGTCTAAGAGCTCAGAATCAGTAAAGGACTTAGAACAGGAGGCTGAAAATAAAGACAGTGCAGTGATACAACTTGATCAATTAGATTATAAATATGAAGAAGACTTGCCAAGGGACAGTGAAATTTATGCTACAGAGAATGCAAAAGAAAGCCTTGCTGACAAGATTGATACCCTTGAACATGGACCCGTGGGTGACTCGGGAAAGATCCCCACGGAAGATAGGGAGACGCCAGAAACATTTGAGTATGTAAACGAAAAGGAGAATATCCCCTATGAAACTGACCTGACCCAGGAAGATGAAGGAGATGTGACAAAAGAAGACATCTTTTTATCCTCTATAGCGACATCGGGAACACAGACTGAATGGGATGACGACCTCGATGAAGATGTCCGGATAAGTGAGTATGGTGGTGACGTCACGGAAGGAAACTATAACACTAGCGAACAGATTATGGTAACTGAAACAGGTGACGAAAGTGTTGCACAAGAATCTATAGGCTATGGGGTAGAGACTGCCGTTACAGAAGCTGGTTACCTTCCTTTGGAGCCACATTTCGATTCTGACGATCAAGAAGATACAATCTCTATAGAAGACATGCAAAAAAGCGAAGACTCGGATTTAGATCTAACTGAAAAGGGTAGCAGTAAGGAATCTGCAGAAGAACGATCAATCACGGAATCTTCACATCACGTTGATGGCATCCGAGATGATGAATTACCAGAAGTCGCCACAACTCTTGTCCAAGATCTTGTCCGAATAGACAATGGCAAGGCACCTGCTAAGGATCACAGTCACACAGTTTTGGAAGTTCAAGGTTATGAAGGCTTTTGGGACAGAATTGAGGCAGACAACGCCACTCTGGAAGACACGGAGCAAATGATACCGTTGCAAACACCAGCTGAGATGGATCAGGTTCAAGGATACTATGATGTCCAATCTTGGATGTCTGGTATAGAGCATGAGATTCTAGATGACCCACAGCCTATCTACGCACAGATTgctgaagaagaagattttaactTAACACAGTCTGACGATGTTGATGGTTCCCTGGAACAAGAATCGAGTAAAACTGGAGTCGATAATGAACCAAAACTATTATCAGGGGAACATGAAGGGCATGGAAATGAAGAACTACGTGAAGTGGTATATTCTGACGATGAAAGGAAAATCAACTCAGACTCCGACATGCCTGATAAAATAAGACAAATGGTGACGAAGGAGGCATCATCTTCTAACGATGAAAGGGAGCCAACAGTAATCGACGAGTACCATCAAATCTCAAATCCAGTTTTTCAAATCTCTGCGTCTGAAAGAGATAGCGAAAACCCAACAAGTCAACCTCAAAAATCTACAGACGTTGGCGAAGGTGTGCCACATTGCGCAGAGACAAATTCTGAAGGCGTTACAGATACCCTGCCACAGGAGTCAAGCCACAGTACTGATACATTGAAGATTATGTTTGACGACGGGGAACAAGGCAACGGAAAATCCCAGAACAAAATGTCTCCTGAAAATGAAGCAAAACAGAGAGGTACAGGTACAAGCGGTGACGAAATCATGGTACAGGTTCAAGAATATGATGAAAAGGCAAGTGATCCAAGTAAAGTGAGTATGTCTCTGACAGCACCATTTGGAACTCACGATGATCGCCAAGTACTACTATCTACAAAAAGCAAGATTGTCGAGCCAATATCCTCTGAAAGTAATGTCTTTGAAGGAAGCGGTACTCGAGCACATATCAACGTTGTAGATGTATCGACGTCAGAGCTGGAAACAACGCGCAGTCAGAGTCCAATTGACGAAGACAATTCCATGAACAGCACTGATTCTCTTGAAGTTAAAGATAAAAAGGCGTTTGGGGCGGACTTGGCATCGGATAGTTTGCCAGCCTCTGACACGAGTGATGACGTTCAAAGCATAGACAGCTTGGAATTGGTCGACAGTCTTGAGAAGACGCATGGTCCTGACGTCAGTGCCTGTACAGACAAAGAAAGCAATGATCAAGCAAGCGAGGGGCTTTCGATGGTCAGTGGTTCaagtgaaagacaaaacatTGTAAGAGATTGGCGCCAGTTTGTCCGAAGTACGTTTGATCAGACTGACGATGAAAGCCTCTTGTCCACCATAGATGAACAAGAGGATAGCGGAAGCAACAATATGGATGCGTCTGCCGAGGGAAgcgactttgaaaagtttcacaGCAGTAGCATGTACAAGGTGCCGAACAAAGCTTTCATGAATCAAAGACATTCTTGCAGCAGTACAGAGGAAAACTCATTTAAATCAGAGGAGGACACTCTGGAGAACTACTCACGTCATGAGAAACCGGACTCGGATGGATCAGCAGTAGTGACAGCCCAACAGTTATCACGCTGTGAGCTTTACGTGCAATTACCAGAAACAACAAATCCAGAAGACAACAAGATGAATGGAAATGAAGATGGTGAGAGCGGTTATACCGCTACTGGAAATGTATTACCGAAGAAAATTGGCAATAGTGTGGCAGACAAATCTGAAAATGGCTCGGTTGAACAATATAAAAATCCTGTACAAATAGACACAGACGATCGGCAGCCAAAACGGGAATACTCAACATCACACCCACAAGAAACTAAGAACGACAAGCCCTTTGCGGCATTGACTTTCTCACCTGAGGTAACAAGCAATCCGATTCATGCAGAACATTTAAAACAAGAAGAGCAAACTACAAGTCCCGCAGAATCATCACAGCATCATCATGGCCAGCAAACTTTGGTACAGGAGGGGAAAGATACAGCATCGTCTAAAGTTTACAAGTCGTCCATAGAGCCATTAAGGAGAGTTAACGAAATGTCTAAAACGCATCGAGAAAGTGACAAACATACATCTAAAGACGGTTATAAGACTTTCCACCGTGGTTTTCCGAGGTCTGCATTGTTTGGAAACAGAGAAAGAGAAACGCCAATTCAATCTCCAAATTATGTTGACCAAGcttccaaacttgaaacatcgccaaaacaaagaGATCTCATTTCTAAACAGGAGATATCTAATACTGAAAGAGGAGTTCCTCTGCGATCAGAGCGCAACACAGTTTTTGGAGCAAGATCTCAactacaaaatacaaattacaaaaggCTTTCAAGTGACTCTGAACACTATCCGGACAGTACAACCAGTTCTAGTATCTATCAAAGTTCTTTTGCATCTgatgaaaaattacaacacCCGAATGACAGAAGTGATGTCACACGCCAGACAACTTCAACATCTGTATTCCGACCAATCCACGGGTCTGGCAGTAGTCGTTCAGGGATGCAAGCTGACTTGCGGAAACCAACAGCCATCTCACCTGCTTCTCCATATGCTCATGTGCAAACACCTGTGCGGGAAAATCCCGATGAAAAGGGTCTTAGAGCGCTTGATGGAAGACGAAGAGAGAAGTTGCACTCAGAAAGACACCTACCTTCAAACGGTATCCACACATCGCCTTCCACTATGAAAGACACGACCCGTGagaagaaaattacaaaatatggaTACACTGTTTATCTTACGCGTTCCTCTTCTAAAGATTCCCTATCTGGAACCGACCACATCATAACCCATGAAACCCACGTCATCTCCAAGCCAAAGCCAGAGACTCCACCTTCCCAAACACCACCCGCACGACGAATTTCTGAAAGAATGCAAAAACCTACGACGCGATCACAGGCTCGGGCGGACGAGATGAGACAAACTAGTCAAAAGCTGTTTTCTCAAATGCAAGAAAGACGACCCTCTTTCAAACGGAGTTTCAAAGAAGGAAGCGACAATGTTTCACGGAGCCAGTCATTTACAAGGAAAGGTTCAGAAACTCCTCCAGTCAAACACAAACGCCAGGCGATTAGAATATACAGGAATCAGTCAGTTCAAACCGAGAGGTCGTTCATAGCTCGCAGCATGCATCCCTACAGTTAA